A genomic segment from Conger conger chromosome 2, fConCon1.1, whole genome shotgun sequence encodes:
- the LOC133121340 gene encoding neoverrucotoxin subunit beta-like: MVHCFVSEELFPPLCRLSGCQVTERGCASLASALRSNLSHLRELDLSYNHPGESGVRALSAALEDPSCRLKKLNIDHGGVNRLKPGLRKYACQLTLDSNTANWELSLSEWNRKVTRSEGKEEPYSDHPERFDFCPQVLCREVLTGRCYWEVEWTGGPHYAERTAIGVTYQGLCRKGFSVDSLGRCNKSWSLELDPFLPYSWHNGKCHPLSESSWGSRRVGVYLDWPAGVLSFYGISDTLTHLHTFHTTFTEPVYPAFRVTPDSSVSLCMLG, encoded by the exons ATGGTACAT TGCTTTGTGAGTGAAGagctctttcctcctctctgcagGCTATCAGGCTGTCAGGTGACTGAGAGAGGCTGCGCTTCTCTGGCTTCTGCGCTGCGTTCAAACCTCTCACACCTGAGGGAGCTGGATCTGAGCTACAATCACCCAGGGGagtcaggagtgagagcgctctctgctgCACTGGAGGACCCCAGCTGTAGACTGAAGAAACTGAA CATTGACCATGGAGGAGTGAACAGGCTCAAACCAGGCCTGAGGAAAT ACGCCTGCCAGCTCACACTGGACTCCAACACAGCAAActgggagctctctctctctgagtggaACAGGAAAGTGACTCGATCGGAGGGGAAAGAGGAACCTTATTCTGATCACCCAGAGAGATTTGACTTCTGTCCCCAAGTGCTGTGCAGAGAAGTTCTTACTGGTCGCTGCTACTGGGAGGTGGAATGGACCGGGGGACCCCATTATGCTGAACGGACTGCAATTGGAGTCACATATCAAGGACTCTGCAGGAAAGGATTCTCTGTGGATTCCCTTGGACGCTGTAACAAGTCCTGGAGTCTGGAATTGGATCCATTCCTCCCTTATTCCTGGCACAATGGGAAGTGTCATCCACTATCTGAGTCCTCCTGGGGGTCCCGCAGAGTTGGGGTGTACCTGGACTGGCCAGCCGGCGTTCTGTCCTTCTACGGGatctctgacacactgacccacctGCACACTTTCCATACCACCTTCACTGAACCTGTCTATCCTGCATTTAGAGTTACTCCAGATTCCTCAGTGtccctgtgcatgctgggatag